The DNA window ATAACATGCCTATTTTAAAATTCTCAAACAATATTAAAAGGCTCATTAAACAAAATATTGTAAAGCTCACCAGCCCTAGATCAGATAGTATGTATGCATAAACATTATAGATTTCTGGAGTATTCCCTATTCCATTACCCATAAGAATATTGCCCTTGTTTATATAATCCCAGCTTCCAAAAACTCGTGCTTTAGCCGACCCATCTCCTCCGCTTAAAGCCTCTGTGGTTCTTTCAATTAAGGTTTTTTCAATAGTTCCCCAAAAGGCAAATATCAATATTGCTAGAATTAAGATTCCCACTATATATTTCTGGCCTACTATTAGCTTACTTACTCTCTCAATATTCCAGTAGTACATGATTTTCATTAAAAGCAATACTAATACTGAGCTATATGAAAATGTCAGTAGCACAGTGACAGTAATTAAAATATTTGATATTTTATTTATTTCATGCTTAGATTTGTTAAAATAATTTATTCCCAAAATAAAGTTCAGATAGAATCCTAGATGAGCCGGCTCAGAAAAAATACTTCTGGCTCTGACTGAGCTCATTTCATATCCTTTATAAATATAACTAGAAACATCCATTCTTGTGAACTTCCAAAAAAATTCATAAGGCAGAATCCCAGATGAATAAATAGCTAGTGATATATATATTCCAATAATGCACATTAGAGCAGCAGTGATATTTAATACCTTAATAAACTCTAGCTCTAATTTTTTGCTTCTTATGTAATTGTATAAACTAATAATGATTATTAAATAATATGAAACTTTTAGTATACTTATTAACCCTTCATCTATTAAAAATACAGGATTAAAAAACAAATTAGCAATTACATTTATAAAGACTATGGATAATGTACAAAAAAAGATGAGAGCTTGTTTTGTTTTTATAGAAAGCTGTCCCCTTATAAGTATTATCATAAAACCTAAAAACAACAGTATGTCTCCAAATGTAAAGGGGCTTATTGTCCAATCAGTTACTGTAAAGGCAAGGCTTACAATAATTAGAGTTAATTTATCAATCAATGGACATTTATTCATGCTTCAATCCTCATTTCTAATAAAAAGCATTGTTATTGAGTTCTATAATGCTTTAATCCTCTCCACATGTATTTCAAAGCCTCTCTAAAAGATAATTCATTTTTATACATAGAGTGCTTCCTTACTGCAAATTGAAGAATTAAAACCCAGGATAATTTTCTAGAAAGAGCTCCAAAGAGAGCACCTCTATCAAAGAAATATTTTTCATTGAAGCCTGTAAACCATGTTGAATCCCTGTTTTGATGTATTTCTGCAATTTTAGATGTATCACCATATATTTTGACCCCATTTTTTAGACAATCAGCAATAAACAAGCTATCCTCTCCACTGCTATATCTTGCTCCTCCTCCAAATAAGAGAGAAAAAAAGATATTTGATTTCAATATCTTTTCTCTTTTGAAAGCAATGTTAATTGTTCCGAATTTAAAATAATTATAAAATCTTATGCGACCTGACTTTTTTACCTTTAATCTATATTTGCTTTTATCAGTGTTTGGAGCATTAAACATTATCATATCTGCTTTTGGATTTTTCTCAAATCCTTTAATAATAAGCTCTTCATAATTACCTACGTAAACAATATCATCATCTGCCATTACACATACATCAGCATCTGACCTCATTAAAGCATTATTTCTGCTTTTTCCTACTCCACGTTCATCAAATGAATACATTCTAATATATCTGTTGTCCTCTTTCCTTTCAATATAGCTGTTAGTATCACACTGATTTATAATAATGGCATTTCCCTTGATGTTCATTTTATCAGCTATTGAGAGATCCCCCTGATGCATAGTGGAAACTAATACTTCAATCTTCATATTGAATCTCTCCTTCACCAAATATTGAGCTAATAATCTTCCAATAATCTAAAGCACTCTGAGCATAAATCCTATATACATCAGAATTATTTATCATTTTATTTATAATACTCTTCTCTATATCAAACATTCTATCTATTGATAAATCAGGATTAAAATAATTTAGCACTAACATGGCAGGAGATCTGTGATAATTAAATTCATATTTACTTAAGTTAATAATGTTATTTAATACTCCTTCCTTACTCACTAAGACTTCATTATCTCCTTTGCCTAAAACTACTATATTAGAGATTGCTGCCTTAGCTAAAACACGCTCTGCACTAAAATACTCCATTATTGATTTAGATTCTGACGAAAAAAGCTGTAGTGCTGGTATTTTATTACTCAGTGCATAAGTCAGTCTATCAAGCTTTGATTCCTTATTATGATTATAATATCTAAATGTACTGGTCCAAGGGGCTCCATAGATATTCTCTCCATCTGTTAATCCAATGTCCTCTGCTATAAATTGTATTCCTTCCATTTCACATAGCTTAATAGCAGTTAAGGTTTTTCCAGCATTGGGAGGAGCAAAGATTACTACGGTTTTACCTTTAATGTTTACAGCTGAACAATGCACCGTACTGTATCCATTTACCAGCAAAAGCCCTGATACTAAATCTGTTAATATGTATCCTAGTGAATGTAAATTCATAAATCTATACTTTATGTACTTAAAATAATTTTTGCTGACTATTACATTCAGTTGATTATTATTTTCTACTTCAATTGAATATCTTAGCTTAGAGCTTAAGAGAAAGCTTCTATCATAATAAATCTTGTTTTCATTTTTCCTAGCAAAGAAATGACTATATTTATCATAATCACTTATATCCATTGCTTTATCAAAAACGTCCTTAGTCTTCCTTATATCTAAAGTCACCTTTATTCTACATCTGTTAAATTCAGCCTCAGTTGACTCAGGAGCTACTTTACCATAAACCCATTTGAATTTGTTTGCATTAGTTTTAACTCCAAGAAGTCCATCTACATACACATAGTAATTCATATCACACCTCACATGATTGATTGTCTTTAGCACTTATTTCTTTAACTAAATCTACTATGGCATTATAGCTTACTTTCCTGTCAAAGCACTTCTCTGCAAGCAATCGTGAATTCCGTGAATATTTTTTCATTGTTTCTTTGCAGCTTATCATCTTTAAAATAGAATCCCTCAATGAATTGATGTCTTCAGGAACATAATTGATACCTATTTCCTTATTATTTATTAAATCTAAAACTTCTTTTTCTTGACATGAATTTAGAATAGGAAGTCCAGATGATACATAATCGCTTAACTTATTTGTTATTGTCTGCTTTGCACTTCCTCTTATAGCATTTAGTGCAATATCAGATTTTTTCAAAATGTGAATCATTTTTTCGTATTTGATAAACCCATAAAAATACACATTTTTGTCATATACACCTAATTCCCTTGCTAATTTGATTAGCCTTATATCATCAGGACCAGTGCCTAAAATATTTAATTTAATATTTTTGCATTTCTTTAGCTGAGCAAAGGCTTTAATAGCAGTATCTATATCATAGCTATGGCTTAATGTCCCTATATAAGTAACCCAAATGTCTTGTTCATTTTTATTAATTTTCTCTTCCTTAGAAAGAACAGCATCAAACTTTTCAAGCTCTGCCCCAATATAGACTGGTATGAATACCTTACACCTAGTTCCTTTTACATTTGCCCTCTCTGCATATGTTTTAGACACACCAATTACGCCATCTGCCATTTTATAAATCCTATTAGCAAGCTTAGTAAAAGGCCACATTAGTAATTTTACTAAAAGCTTTTCCGTATCAATAGCTGATGATATGGATTCTGGCCATGTGTCCTGTATATCTATAATGAAAGGTATTTTGTTTTTTCTGGCATATCTACCCACAGCATGTGCAGCACTCATCGTAGGATATGCTGAGTATATTACATCTGGCTTTGGCATTCTTTTTATAAGCTTTTTTATATTACATGCAAATTCTATATGACTAATGATTCTTTTCATTGAAACATTTTTTTTATATCCAGCTTCATGTATTATTTCTACTCTATAAGGATATTCCTTAGAAACTTGAATATCTATATGCTGTTTTTTCATATGACTAAAATCATTAGTAAAAAGAATAACTTCCATGCCTTCAATATTTAATCTATTAGCTAAATATTGAAATCTGTCCCTCACTCCCACTATGTCTATATCAGCAAATGGTGCTACTATCCATATCCTTTTCATATGGCTAATCTCCTCGCATAACAGTTTTTTTATTGCCTTTTAAAGCTTCAATAACTACTTCAATATCTTCTACCTCAAGATTAGTGCTGCATGGTATATTTATAAGGTTTTCTTCAAAAATAAGAGCTTTTTCTATTCTATAGCTTTCATTATCCAAATAAGGCTTCTGTTTGTGTATCAATCTCCATAAAGGCCTAGTCTGAATATTACTGTCAATTAGCCTTCGTAATAATTCATCCCTATCTATACCATACCTTTCTTTGTCTACCATGACTGAATAAAACCAGTGATTTGCCCTTGTATCTTCTCTAAAATGCAATAATGTCAATCCTTCTATTCCTTCTATCTCTTCCTTATATAAATTGTAATTTCTAATCTTTGTCTCAACAAAGCCCTCTAGTCTATCTATCTGAGCAGACCCATAGGCTGCTTGAATGTTAGTCATACGGTAGTTATAGCCTATGTCATCATGTATGAAATGCAGCGAATCTGTTTTAGCCTGAACACTTAAAAATTCTATTTCATCCAGCAGCTCCTGATGATTGGATACTACCATTCCTCCGCCACCTGTAGTGATTATCTTATTAGCATTAAAGGAATACACCCCAATGTCTCCAATGGTGCCACAATGTTTTCCTGCATATTTCCCCTCTAGATAATAGGAACCTAATGCTTCAGCAGAATCTTCAATTATCCTCAGGTTATATTTTTCTTTAATGGTCATCAACTTTTCCATATCCACTGGGTTGCCAAATACATGAACTAAAATTATAGCCTTTATCTGTTTACCTGTTTTCTTATTGACTACTTTTCCATCTGCATAAGTACACTGATTTTCTAAAAATTCTTCTAGCTTGTTCATATCCATATTCAAGGTATCGTCGCAATCCATAAATATTGGCTCTGCATTTAAGTATTTTACTGGATTTACTGTTGCTATAAATGTAAGAGTAGGCACTATAACTTCATCTCCCTCCCCAATGTCTAATACTCTTAATGCCAGATGAAGGCCTGCAGTGCCACTTTGACAAGATACTGCTCTTTTCACACCAACATATTCTGCAAGCTTTTCTTCAAATTCCTTTATAAATCTCCCACCAGTTGATACCCAACCAGTCTCTATTGTTTCTTTTATATTATCCAATATATCCATCGATAAATTTGGAACTGATAGTGGTATCATTCTAGAATCTCTCATAGGTCACCCCTTTAATTATTTAGAATATAGGCAATCAATAGTTGTTTCAGCTTCATAACCGATAAGCTGCCGTATCTACAGTACTTTAGAACCAGTAAACTCCTCCATAGTATAATCATCATTTTGATTAATATCTTTTCTTATAAAAACCTTATATATAGTTAACCAAAGTATCTTTAAATCCAATATCAAGCTAACGTTATCCACATACCATACATCATATTCAAATTTCTGTTCCCAAGTAAGCTTATTCCTGCCATTTACTTGAGCCCAGCCTGAAATACCCGGCATTACTTCATGCCTTCTCATTTGCCGTGGCGAATAGTATTCCAGATATCCAACTAATAGTGGTCTGGGACCTATGAAGCTCATTTCTCCACGTAAAATATTAAATAGCTGTGGAAGCTCATCTATACTCGTTCTTCTTAAGAATGATCCAACTTTTGTAATTCTCTCTATATCATTGAGTGCTCTGCTATCGTAAGTCTCAGTCCTCATGGTTCTAAATTTATAAATCCTGAATATTCTCCCATGCTTACCTGGTCTCTTTTGGGTAAATAGAATAGGACCATTTGATTCAAGCTTTACTGCCATAGCCGCAATTATCATAATGGGTGATGTAACTATCAACAATATAAGTGCAAAAATAAAATCTAATATTCTTTTAGTAATTATATAAGTCTTCACTGGTATCACCTACCTAATAACTGGTGAACGGTACAAAGGAAAATAACTTCCATTCAATTTACCTAATTGCATATGCTTCTCTACTAACCTGTCATATGTCTTTTGGTTTCGTATTTTTTTCCCTAAATAAAAATCAATCTCTCCATTTTCATTTAAAGTCTTCTTAAATCTAAGCAAGCTATCATCAGGTCCGCTATATCCTCCACCTAAGTGAAACTTCTTATAGCCATTTTTACAGCCCCACCTAGCTACTTCAAAAAATAAAATATTATTAGGTGACATTGAATAGTACTCTGGGTCTGTAGCACCTAAATGGTAGTGAATATATTCATCTCCAATTAGAATTAACATACTGGAAATTGTCTTTCCGTCATAAATCGCATTAAATATTTTAGAAGAATTATTCTCCTCATTTATTAGCTTGTAAAAATATGATTTGTCGAAATAATACATAGAATCAGCTGAATTTTTATCCATTGTTTTATAATATAATTCAATAAATTTAGAAATGCTTTTATCAGATGTGTCTTCTTCTACATTTATATTGTTTTTTTTAGCTTTTCGAATCCTATTTCGAGAGGTTAATTTCATATTGTCCCAAATTGCTTCCTCGCTAGTTAAATCAATATATATTGTCTTTCTATTTAAAGAAATATCATATACACTGTCAAAATAAATATGATTCTTCACCAATGGATGGAATCTAATAAACTCCGAAACTATGTTGTTTTCTTTACAATAATCTTCAAAGTCCTTATTAAAATCTGCAGTCAATTTATCTAAGGATTGTTCTTTGTAATTTATAATAATAGGTCCACCATATCCATAAGGTGTTGTTATATCATATAACTCCTCATTAAAGCTATCAGTACTAATTTCCCTTTTTAAAAACATATACGATATTTCACCGTCTTTTGAACAATATGTGTATTTTTCTAAAACATTTTTGTCCTTTTCCTCGTATAATCTTCCATAACTTTCTTTAAAGTATATGTCTAGCTTGCTCCTCAAAAAAAACTCCCCTTCTTAAATCAACTAGCCAAATATGATATGCCTAAAATACATTAGCTGCTTTTTTATAATACCTACATTTTGTTAACTAGTCTGACTGCTCACTTCACCATTTTTGTAATATTATAAAATAGTAGCTACAGATAATGATAATTGTAATATTTGCCCTTTTTTAAGGGTATTTTGTTCATCACAACACCTAGTATATTTCCATTTACTATTTGAATTAACTTTTTAGTGTCTATTGCTAAATTAATGATAGATTGACCTACAGCGCTAACTATCATGACACCGTCACATTTAGCAGATAGCACGGTAGCATCTGTCACTAATCCCACTGGCGGAGCATCTAATAAGACCATATCATAGTCATCTTTTACACTTTCTAAAAAATCCTTCATTTTTTTTGAGCCTAGAAGCTCTGCAGGATTTGGAGGAATAGGTCCTGAGGCCAGTATGTCTAAACCACCTATCCCTGTAGATATCAAAGCAGCCTTATAATCAAGATTTTCTGAGAGGATATTAGTAATGCCATCAGAATTAGATATTCCAAAAATCTCATGTATTCTTGGCTTCCTAAGGTCTGTATCTATTAAAAGTATTTTTTTATCTGTCTGTGCCACTGTAATAGCTAGATTAGAAATAATTGTACTCTTACCTTCATTAGAGCTAGAACTGGTAATTACTATGCTTTTAATATTTTCATCAACGTTTGAAAATTGAATGTTTGTTCTAAGTGTCCTGTAAGCCTCTGATACAGGAGATTTAGGAGTACTATTTGCAATTAGCTCTTGCTTTGAACTTATGGGTATCATCCCAATAACAGGAAGCTCAAGATATTTTTCAACATCTGCTGCGGTTTTTATGGTGTTATCAATATAATCTAAAAAAGTTACCACCGTTATACTAATGATAAAACCAAGTGCTCCAGCTATTGCCATATTTAAAATAGGTCTAGGCCTTACAGGTTTTATAGGTACTTCTGCTTTGTCTATAATTTGGATATTTTCTATTTTCATAATATTAGCTATATTTTTCTTAAAAACTTCGGCAATTTCATTTACAATTCTTGCAGCAAGCTCAGGACTTTTATCATCTACAACTATTTTTATAATTCCAGTATCTTTAACTAATGAAACATTCGTTTTTTTTCCAAGTTGATCTGTACTAAGGTTTAATCCTAAATTTTCAATGACTTCATTAGATACTAATTTACTTTTCATTATCTCTCCATATGTGGATGCAAGCTTTTGATTTACAAGTAAGTCATCATACTGTATAACCCCATCTGATATAACACCCATATTCTGCTTGCCCAGCATAAGTGTAGTAAAGGTCTCGTATTCAGGAACTAAAACAAAATAGCTAACTAAGCCACTGGCGGCTAAAAACAATATAGTTATAAGTATAATAATCCACAACCTTTTCCAAATAATATAGAAGTATTCTTTTAGCTTGATTTCTTCCATGAACAGTACCTCCACTCTTAATTTCATTAGGTTAAAAAATATAATAAATAACTAATCCATACACTAGTTTATTAGGCTCTGAGAAAAAATATATTTTGTCCAAAAAATAAAAAAATGACAGAGAAGCTATCTCTGTCAATATCAATCAATAAATCTTATTTAAAATATAGCTCTTTCTGACTTTCACTTTTTGCAATAATTCTTCCACCCTTTATTACATACAATCTTGTAGGCTGTAGTCTTATAGCATCATTAGTAGTAAAGGCATCCAGTATAACTATATCTGCATCCTTGCCTTCTTCTAAGCCGTAGCTTTGAAGTCTTAAAATCTTTGCCGCATCATAGGTTATCATATCAAATACTTTTTCAATTTCATGAGGAAGGCTCATTTGAGCAGCATGTGCTGTAATTAAAGCAATTTGAAGCATATCAGCACTGCCAAATGGATAGAAGGTATCCTTTACACAATCTTGACCAAAGCTTACATTTACACCTGCTTCTAATAATTCTTTAACTCTAGTAATTCCACGTCTAATAGGCTGTTTATCATTTCTTCCCTGTAGCATCAAGTTAGTTACTGGATTTGTTATCACATGAATTCCAGCATTTTTTACTTTATCAATTACATATTTTGCATAATGATCATCATAGGCTGCAAGAGCACAAGTATGCCCTGCTGTAACTCTGCCTTGCCATCCCCTTTTAATAGTTT is part of the Proteiniborus sp. MB09-C3 genome and encodes:
- a CDS encoding LegC family aminotransferase, whose translation is MRDSRMIPLSVPNLSMDILDNIKETIETGWVSTGGRFIKEFEEKLAEYVGVKRAVSCQSGTAGLHLALRVLDIGEGDEVIVPTLTFIATVNPVKYLNAEPIFMDCDDTLNMDMNKLEEFLENQCTYADGKVVNKKTGKQIKAIILVHVFGNPVDMEKLMTIKEKYNLRIIEDSAEALGSYYLEGKYAGKHCGTIGDIGVYSFNANKIITTGGGGMVVSNHQELLDEIEFLSVQAKTDSLHFIHDDIGYNYRMTNIQAAYGSAQIDRLEGFVETKIRNYNLYKEEIEGIEGLTLLHFREDTRANHWFYSVMVDKERYGIDRDELLRRLIDSNIQTRPLWRLIHKQKPYLDNESYRIEKALIFEENLINIPCSTNLEVEDIEVVIEALKGNKKTVMRGD
- a CDS encoding GNAT family N-acetyltransferase, which codes for MRSKLDIYFKESYGRLYEEKDKNVLEKYTYCSKDGEISYMFLKREISTDSFNEELYDITTPYGYGGPIIINYKEQSLDKLTADFNKDFEDYCKENNIVSEFIRFHPLVKNHIYFDSVYDISLNRKTIYIDLTSEEAIWDNMKLTSRNRIRKAKKNNINVEEDTSDKSISKFIELYYKTMDKNSADSMYYFDKSYFYKLINEENNSSKIFNAIYDGKTISSMLILIGDEYIHYHLGATDPEYYSMSPNNILFFEVARWGCKNGYKKFHLGGGYSGPDDSLLRFKKTLNENGEIDFYLGKKIRNQKTYDRLVEKHMQLGKLNGSYFPLYRSPVIR
- a CDS encoding polysaccharide biosynthesis tyrosine autokinase, giving the protein MEEIKLKEYFYIIWKRLWIIILITILFLAASGLVSYFVLVPEYETFTTLMLGKQNMGVISDGVIQYDDLLVNQKLASTYGEIMKSKLVSNEVIENLGLNLSTDQLGKKTNVSLVKDTGIIKIVVDDKSPELAARIVNEIAEVFKKNIANIMKIENIQIIDKAEVPIKPVRPRPILNMAIAGALGFIISITVVTFLDYIDNTIKTAADVEKYLELPVIGMIPISSKQELIANSTPKSPVSEAYRTLRTNIQFSNVDENIKSIVITSSSSNEGKSTIISNLAITVAQTDKKILLIDTDLRKPRIHEIFGISNSDGITNILSENLDYKAALISTGIGGLDILASGPIPPNPAELLGSKKMKDFLESVKDDYDMVLLDAPPVGLVTDATVLSAKCDGVMIVSAVGQSIINLAIDTKKLIQIVNGNILGVVMNKIPLKKGKYYNYHYL
- a CDS encoding sugar transferase, which codes for MKTYIITKRILDFIFALILLIVTSPIMIIAAMAVKLESNGPILFTQKRPGKHGRIFRIYKFRTMRTETYDSRALNDIERITKVGSFLRRTSIDELPQLFNILRGEMSFIGPRPLLVGYLEYYSPRQMRRHEVMPGISGWAQVNGRNKLTWEQKFEYDVWYVDNVSLILDLKILWLTIYKVFIRKDINQNDDYTMEEFTGSKVL
- a CDS encoding glycosyltransferase family A protein, with product MKIEVLVSTMHQGDLSIADKMNIKGNAIIINQCDTNSYIERKEDNRYIRMYSFDERGVGKSRNNALMRSDADVCVMADDDIVYVGNYEELIIKGFEKNPKADMIMFNAPNTDKSKYRLKVKKSGRIRFYNYFKFGTINIAFKREKILKSNIFFSLLFGGGARYSSGEDSLFIADCLKNGVKIYGDTSKIAEIHQNRDSTWFTGFNEKYFFDRGALFGALSRKLSWVLILQFAVRKHSMYKNELSFREALKYMWRGLKHYRTQ
- a CDS encoding glycosyltransferase family 4 protein, translating into MKRIWIVAPFADIDIVGVRDRFQYLANRLNIEGMEVILFTNDFSHMKKQHIDIQVSKEYPYRVEIIHEAGYKKNVSMKRIISHIEFACNIKKLIKRMPKPDVIYSAYPTMSAAHAVGRYARKNKIPFIIDIQDTWPESISSAIDTEKLLVKLLMWPFTKLANRIYKMADGVIGVSKTYAERANVKGTRCKVFIPVYIGAELEKFDAVLSKEEKINKNEQDIWVTYIGTLSHSYDIDTAIKAFAQLKKCKNIKLNILGTGPDDIRLIKLARELGVYDKNVYFYGFIKYEKMIHILKKSDIALNAIRGSAKQTITNKLSDYVSSGLPILNSCQEKEVLDLINNKEIGINYVPEDINSLRDSILKMISCKETMKKYSRNSRLLAEKCFDRKVSYNAIVDLVKEISAKDNQSCEV